From Klebsiella electrica, the proteins below share one genomic window:
- the hslR gene encoding ribosome-associated heat shock protein Hsp15 — MKEKPVEAVRLDKWLWAARIYKTRALAREMIEGGKVHYNGQRSKPGKVVELGATLTLRQGNDERILLVKGMTEQRRPASEAVTLYEETAESIEKREKMALARKMNALTMPHPDRRPDKKERRDLMRFKHGDSE, encoded by the coding sequence ATGAAAGAGAAGCCCGTCGAAGCCGTCAGACTGGACAAGTGGCTTTGGGCAGCCCGCATTTATAAAACCCGCGCGCTGGCGCGCGAGATGATTGAAGGCGGCAAGGTGCATTACAACGGACAACGCAGCAAGCCGGGGAAAGTCGTTGAGCTGGGCGCCACCCTGACGCTACGCCAGGGCAACGACGAACGTATCCTGCTGGTCAAAGGGATGACGGAACAGCGCCGACCTGCCAGTGAAGCCGTCACGCTGTATGAAGAGACGGCAGAAAGCATCGAGAAACGCGAGAAAATGGCGCTGGCGCGCAAAATGAACGCGCTAACCATGCCGCATCCCGACAGACGTCCGGACAAGAAAGAACGCCGCGACCTGATGAGATTTAAACACGGCGACAGTGAGTAA
- the yrfG gene encoding GMP/IMP nucleotidase translates to MHFDIAWQEVDTVLLDMDGTLLDLAFDNYFWQKLVPETWGAARGLNLSEAKEAMRQEYHAVQHTLNWYCLDYWSERLNLDIRAMTSEQGPRAALREDTVPFLDALKASGKRRILLTNAHPHNLAVKLEHTGLDAHLDLLLSTHTFGYPKEDQRLWRAVAEETGFDARKTLFVDDSEAILDAAAQFGIRYCLGVTNPDSGLAEKSYARHPGLNDYRRLIPSLTPQERP, encoded by the coding sequence ATGCATTTTGATATCGCCTGGCAGGAGGTTGATACCGTTCTGCTGGATATGGATGGCACGCTGCTTGACCTCGCCTTCGACAACTATTTTTGGCAAAAGCTGGTTCCTGAAACCTGGGGGGCGGCACGTGGGCTTAACCTGTCGGAGGCCAAAGAGGCGATGCGCCAGGAGTATCACGCGGTGCAGCATACGCTAAACTGGTACTGTCTGGACTACTGGAGCGAGCGCCTGAATTTGGATATTCGTGCGATGACCAGCGAACAGGGGCCAAGAGCCGCACTGCGTGAAGATACCGTCCCGTTCCTTGATGCGCTCAAGGCCAGCGGCAAGCGGCGCATCCTGCTGACCAACGCCCATCCGCACAATCTGGCGGTAAAGCTTGAACATACCGGTCTCGACGCACACCTTGATTTATTACTTTCTACCCACACATTTGGTTATCCGAAAGAAGATCAGCGTTTGTGGCGTGCGGTAGCGGAAGAGACCGGCTTTGATGCGCGCAAAACGCTCTTTGTTGACGATAGCGAGGCGATTCTCGATGCCGCGGCGCAGTTTGGTATTCGCTACTGCCTGGGCGTCACGAATCCGGATTCCGGACTGGCGGAAAAAAGCTATGCCCGCCACCCGGGACTGAACGACTACCGGCGCCTGATCCCTTCGCTGACCCCACAGGAGAGGCCATGA
- the hslO gene encoding Hsp33 family molecular chaperone HslO, protein MTQHDQLHRYLFENYAVRGELVTVSETLEQILANHSYPQPVKTVLAELLVATSLLTATLKFAGDITVQLQGDGPLSLAVINGTNQQQLRGVARTQGDIPQDADLKTLVGNGYLVITISPHEGERYQGVVGLEGDTLAACLEDYFQRSEQLPTRLIIRTGEHEGKLMAGGMLLQVMPAQETQANDFDHLATLTETIKAEELFTLSATDVLWRLYHEEEVTVYDPQNVEFKCTCSRERCAGALKTLPDEEIDSILADEGEIDMHCDYCGNHYLFNAMDIAEIRNNASPADPQVH, encoded by the coding sequence ATGACTCAACACGATCAATTACATCGTTATCTGTTTGAAAACTATGCCGTACGCGGTGAACTGGTGACCGTCTCGGAAACCCTGGAACAGATTCTGGCGAACCACAGCTACCCGCAGCCGGTCAAAACCGTGCTGGCAGAGCTGCTCGTTGCCACCAGCCTGCTGACCGCAACGCTGAAGTTTGCCGGCGATATCACCGTGCAGCTGCAGGGCGATGGTCCTCTGTCTCTGGCGGTTATTAACGGCACGAATCAGCAGCAGCTGCGCGGCGTAGCGCGGACTCAGGGCGACATTCCGCAAGATGCGGACCTGAAAACGCTGGTCGGTAACGGGTATCTGGTCATCACCATCTCTCCGCATGAAGGCGAGCGCTATCAGGGCGTGGTCGGTCTGGAAGGTGACACCCTGGCGGCTTGCCTGGAAGATTATTTCCAGCGCTCAGAACAGCTGCCAACGCGCCTTATCATTCGCACCGGCGAACATGAAGGGAAGCTGATGGCGGGCGGCATGCTGCTTCAGGTCATGCCGGCGCAAGAGACGCAGGCCAATGATTTCGACCATCTGGCAACGCTGACTGAGACGATCAAAGCCGAGGAACTGTTTACCCTCTCAGCGACTGACGTCCTGTGGCGCCTGTATCACGAAGAAGAAGTGACCGTGTACGATCCGCAGAATGTGGAATTTAAATGTACCTGTTCCCGCGAACGCTGCGCCGGTGCGCTGAAAACGCTGCCGGATGAAGAGATCGACAGCATTCTCGCTGACGAAGGTGAAATTGATATGCACTGCGATTACTGCGGCAATCATTACCTCTTCAACGCCATGGATATCGCCGAGATTCGCAATAACGCATCTCCGGCCGACCCGCAGGTTCACTGA